The Rubricoccus marinus nucleotide sequence GCTCGTCCACATCGGGCGCCGCGGCTTCGAGGAGGCCGTAGGCCAGCCACGCGCTACACGGGATGGGCTCCCAGTCGTAGGCGCTGACCACAAACCCGGCCTCTGGCGCACCGCTCGGGCGGTGGTGGTCCACGTAGAGGACTGGGACGCCAGAGGCTTCGAGCGTGCCCGTCTCGTTCACGCCGAGGTCGGTCACGACCAGGCTCGCGGGGTCCATCTCACCGAGCCTCTGGCGAGCGCTGTCGGAGAACGCGGACTCGTCGCGGCCGGAGGGGACGACAACGACATCGGTAAAGCCGAGAAGGGGGAGCGCGCGGCCGAAGAGGGCGCCAGCGGCCAGGCCGTCGGCGTCGAAGTGGCAGAACACGACGCAACGGCCCTCGCGCGGGGCGGCGCCGAGCCACTGCTTAAACGTGTGGACGGCCTCGGGGAAGGCGTCCGCGAGCGGGAGGGCGTCCATCAGGAGAGGGGGTGGTGGGACCAGCGACGCCGATGCGAGCGCTTGTAGCGCCGCCGGGTGGCGGTCGCGCGGATGGCGGAGCGGCGCCTCTGGCGCAAGAAGCGAGTGAGCGAGGAGAACGGGAGGACGATCATGGGCTCTCGCCAGAGGCGTGTTGGGAGGTGTAGATGGCGCGGACGGTCTCGACGGTGTCGACCTCGGAGGCGGGCTTGTCCGGCCGGAGGCGCACGATGCGCGGGAAGCGGAGCGCGAAGCCGCTTTTGTGACGCTTGGACTCCTGGACGGCGTCGAACGTGACCTCGATCACGATCTCGGGCTCGACGACGCGCACGCGGCCGTGGGCGAACTGCTGCCGCGTGTGCGCCTTGAACCACTCGGTCAGCTCTTCCAATTCGGCGTCTTTGAGCCCGCTGTACGCCTTGCCGACGTTGACGAGTTCGGGGTCGCTTTCGGACCGGCGCACGGCAAACGTGAAGTCGCTCAGGTACTTCCGCCGCCCCCCGCTGCCGACCTCGACGCTGGTCACGACGACATCCAACGTGGCGAGGGCGCGCTTGATCTTGAGCCACTCGCGCCCGCGGCGCCCGGGGCGGTAGGTGGAGTCCAGCCGCTTCACCATGAGCCCCTCGTTGCCTCTGGCGCGGGCGTCCTCGAACGCGGCGTCGAGCGCGGCCACGTCGTCCATGACCGTCACGCGCGAGGCGTGGAGCGGCGCCGCCAGAGGCAGGGCGTCCAGGCGCCTCTGGCGCTCCGAAAGCGGCTCGTCGAGGTGGAGGTCGCCGTCGGCGTAGAGCACGTCGTAGGCGACAAAGGCGACGGGAAACTCGTCGAGGACGGCCTGGGGGGGCTTTTTGCGGCCGAGCCGTTTCTGGAGGCTCGCGAACGGCGCCACGCGCAGGGCGTCCTCGCCGGGCCAGACGGGAACGATCTCGCCGTCGAGCACCAGTCCGCGCGGGCTCGCTGCCGCCAACGCCGCCAGAGGCTCTACCAGGTCGGGGAACTGCCCGGTGTTCTCGTCCAACGTGCGCGAGAAGAGGGCGACGCGCGTCGGCCCGGCGGGGCCTTCGACGATCTGGCCGTGCAGCGTCTCGCCATCGGGGTCGCCAGAGGCCTCTGGCGTGCGCGCAGCCTCGGGCGCCAGAGGCGCGATGTGTGCCTGGGCGCGGATGCCGTCGTACTTGTCCTCCACGGCGAACGTCTCGGGCATGAGCCGCGCGACCTCGGGCGCCGGGTCTTCGCCGGGAGCGGACTCGGCGGGCGTGGCGAGCATAAACGTGATGGGGTGGAACAGCGCGAACGTGGCCTCGCCCAGCCGGTCCTGCCGCGCGAGGACGGCGGTTTCGCCCAGGTCGCCCGTCAGCATGTGCGCGCGGCGGACGGCGCCGGCCTCGCGCTCGAACGTCCGCGCAAGCGCGGCCTCCACGCCGCCCTGGAGCAGCCCGATCCGCGTCTCGCCCGCGAGCAGCTTGACGAGAAAGCGGGCCTCTGGCGGGGAGAGCGTGCCGAGCATCGCGCCGGTTTTCTCGGTCCGCGCTTTCGACCCGCGCGTGGCGGCGAGGTCGGCGAAAAAGGAGGCCGCATCCGCGAGGCTGAAGCCGCTGGCGCCAGAGGCTCCGGGCGCCGAGGCGTCCTGAGCGTACCCCCCGCGTTGCTCCCCTTCGGTCGCAACGCTGTCCCCCTTGACAAGGGGGACGGTCACATCTCGCTCGTCTGCACTCGCGGAGTCGCCAGAGGCTGAATCTGAACTGTCCCCCTCGGGGAGGGGGACAGATCCAACCGCCGTTTCAGGCGCGTTGGATCGGGGGGTAGGCCCGTCGCCAGAGCTCATCGCCCCGCCAGAGGCCAGCGCGTCGTGCGCGAGGTCGCCGGGGTCGCCTAGCTGGACGAGCCTCTGGCGGAGCGCGTCGGGCTCGGCGCCAGAGGCGGCGGCGATGGCGTTCAGGAGGGCGCTGTGGCCGACGCCCACGGTCCGCTGGTCCGCGAGGGGAAACACGCGGCCGGCGGCCCACCGCGCGGCGCGGCGGAGGTCGGCGTCGCCTAGCTCGCGCAAGAGGCCGCCGAGCAGGTCGGCTTTGGCGTTGCGGCCGCTCTCGTCCGCGATGGCGGCGAGCGTGTCGGCANNNNNNNNNNNNNNNNNNNNNNNNNNNNNNNNNNNNNNNNNNNNNNNNNNNNNNNNNNNNNNNNNNNNNNNNNNNNNNNNNNNNNNNNNNNNNNNNNNNNNNNNNNNNNNNNNNNNNNNNNNNNNNNNNNNNNNNNNACGAGATCGCCGCGCTCCGCTCGCGATGACACCGATTGGAAAGAGAGGGCTAGGCATCGGGCGGGGCGGGCTGCTTCGTTTTCTTCTTGCGGACCGGCTTGAGCTCGACGGTCGTGCCCTGGCAGGTGGGGCAGAAGTAGATGGGGCGCTTCTTCTCTTCGAGGTTGCCCTCGTCGTCCTCCCAGCGGCGCGTGACCTGCTTTTTCTGGCGGACCGTGTCGCCGCAGACGAGGCAGTCGAGGTTGGTGCGGCGGAAGACCCAGTGCTTGAGGTTGTAGTCGTGCGCCTCGCCGTAGTGGAGGTCCGGGTCGGCGCGCATGCGCTCGACGGCCTGGGGCGGAATCGTGCGGCCGCCGTGCGCGAAGGCGTAGGCGCAGATGGCCGGGATCTCGCGGTCGAGGCAGGCCAGAGCCTCTGGCGTGAGGTCGCCGACAAACGTCCACGGGTCCAGGCGGCAGGCGTGGAGGATCTCGGCGCGGAGGTAGTTGCCGACGCCCGCGAGGATGGTCTGATCGAGCAATGCCGCGCCGATGGTGCGGTCGTTGTGCGCGCCGGAGAAGAGGCGGTCGTGGAAGGCGTCCGTGTCGAAGGCCTGTGGCCCCTCGTAGGGCAGCGTCTCGGGGCCGAGGTGGGCGGTCGGGCCGCCGTAGGGGCCGGACGTGGAGGCGTCCGCCTCGCCAGAGGCCCCGGGGTCTCCTTTGCCGACGGCGAACTTGGGCGCGGTGGTGAGCACGGCCACGGCGTCCTCGACCTCGATGCGGGCGCGCTCGCGCTTGTCGCGCGTGACGGCCATCTCGTCGTCGGGCGGGACCACGTTCCAGCGGCCCCACATCAGGAAGTGGCTCGCGAAGTAGAGCCCGCCCTCCACATCGCCCACGAGCCACTTGCCGTGGCTCCACACGCGCTCGATACGCCTGCCGACGAACAGGCCGCCCTCGGTCTCGGCGCCTTCGGGCTTGTGCGCGTCCAGCCACGCGCGCGCGGTCTTGATACGCGTCGAGAACGCGACGATCTCACGCCCAGCGAGGGCGCTGTTCAAGGCGTCCGCCGCACGGCGGACTTCGGGACCTTCGGGCATGGCAGAGAGGCGGCCTCTGGCGCCAGAGGCTCCGGGGAGGAGCGGCGCAGAAGCGGGAGAGAGGACCCGTCCTACGGCGCCAGAGGCGCGCGGGGTCCGGGCGTCTCGCCAGAGGCCTCTGGCGTGACGTGTCTGCTAGGCCGCCTGCGAGGCCTGCAACTGCTCAAGCATCGCGAGGGCCTGATCGGCAGAGGGCACGCGCTCCACGTTGTTCTGCGCGAGCGACGCCGCGTGCGGGTACTCCGAGGCGCGGATCCGCTCGGCCGCGGCGGCGAGGTCGTAGTCGGTGTGGCGGAAGGCGATGCCCTCTGGCCCGAGCACGAGCCAGTCGGCGCCGGTCTGGCCGAACGGCATCCCGACGCTCCCGGCGTTGATGACGCGCCGCCCCGCGATGCGCCGGTCGAACGGGAGGTGCGTGTGCCCGCACACCACGGTCGGGCAG carries:
- a CDS encoding DNA-formamidopyrimidine glycosylase family protein gives rise to the protein MPEGPEVRRAADALNSALAGREIVAFSTRIKTARAWLDAHKPEGAETEGGLFVGRRIERVWSHGKWLVGDVEGGLYFASHFLMWGRWNVVPPDDEMAVTRDKRERARIEVEDAVAVLTTAPKFAVGKGDPGASGEADASTSGPYGGPTAHLGPETLPYEGPQAFDTDAFHDRLFSGAHNDRTIGAALLDQTILAGVGNYLRAEILHACRLDPWTFVGDLTPEALACLDREIPAICAYAFAHGGRTIPPQAVERMRADPDLHYGEAHDYNLKHWVFRRTNLDCLVCGDTVRQKKQVTRRWEDDEGNLEEKKRPIYFCPTCQGTTVELKPVRKKKTKQPAPPDA